The following are from one region of the Capsicum annuum cultivar UCD-10X-F1 chromosome 1, UCD10Xv1.1, whole genome shotgun sequence genome:
- the LOC107848771 gene encoding 3-oxoacyl-[acyl-carrier-protein] synthase 3 A, chloroplastic-like, producing the protein MANTIAATGVSCPVVLNGVGISRMWQHQGAPTLIMCSTTAKGAVELSRLVNTGCKLVGCGSAVPSLRVSNNDLAKIVDTNDEWISVRTGIRHRRVLSGKENLTDLAIEAAWKALEMADVPPEDVDLILMCSSTGDDLFGSAPVIQKALGCKRNPLAFDITAACSGFLLGLFSASCYIKAGGFKNVLVIGADAVSRFIDWTDRGSCILFGDAAGAVLVQACDIGEDGLFGFDLHSDGDGKRHLISTFKENETDDASNENHSVTSFPPKCSSYSYLQMNGKEIFKFAVRVVPQSIEAALEKAGLDGSNNFDWLLLHQANQRIIDGIATRLEVPSERVISNLANYGNTSAASIPLALDEAVQDGKVQPGHVIAAAGFGAGLTWASAIFRWG; encoded by the exons ATGGCGAACACAATCGCAGCTACAGGTGTTTCATGTCCTGTAGTACTTAATGGCGTTGGGATCAGCAGAATGTGGCAGCATCAAGGAGCACCCACTTT GATAATGTGTTCCACTACAGCTAAAGGTGCAGTGGAGCTTTCACG ACTAGTTAACACAGGCTGCAAACTAGTAGGATGCGGCTCTGCAGTACCAAGTCTGAGAGTTTCCAATAATGATCTTGCAAAAATTGTTGATACTAATGACGAATGGATATCCGTTCGGACAGGAATTCGTCACCGTAGAGTTCTTTCAG GCAAAGAGAATTTAACGGATCTGGCTATAGAGGCTGCGTGGAAAGCTCTTGAGATGGCAGATGTTCCTCCTGAAGATGTTGATCTAATTTTGATGTGTTCTTCAACTGGAGATGACCTTTTTGGCAGTGCACCGGTG ATCCAAAAAGCACTGGGCTGCAAAAGAAATCCACTGGCTTTTGACATTACGGCTGCTTGTAGCGGGTTCTTGTTGGGTTTGTTTTCAGCTTCTTGCTACATCAAAG CTGGTGGTTTTAAGAATGTCCTTGTAATCGGTGCTGATGCTGTTTCTCGTTTCATTGATTGGACGGATAGAGGTTCCTGTATTCTCTTTGGCGATGCTGCTGGTGCTGTACTTGTGCAG gcCTGTGATATCGGAGAAGATGGTTTGTTTGGTTTCGACTTGCACAGTGACGGTGATGGTAAAAG ACATTTGATTTCCACTTTCAAAGAGAATGAAACAGATGATGCATCAAATGAAAATCATTCCGTGACTAGTTTTCCGCCCAAGTGTTCCTCTTATTCCTATCTCCAGATGAACGGCAAAGAGATTTTCAAGTTTGCTGTTCGCGTGGTGCCACAATCAATTGAAGCAGCTTTAGAGAAAGCAGGCTTAGATGGCTCTAATAATTTTGATTGGTTGCTCCTTCATCAG GCAAACCAAAGGATTATAGACGGTATAGCAACGCGGTTAGAGGTGCCATCAGAGCGCGTGATATCAAATTTAGCAAATTATGGGAATACTAGCGCTGCATCGATTCCCTTGGCATTGGATGAAGCTGTTCAGGATGGAAAGGTGCAACCAGGCCATGTCATTGCTGCTGCTGGATTTGGAGCTGGCCTTACATGGGCTTCTGCAATATTCAGATGGGGATGA